The sequence GTGTCCGCCCGTGTTTCCGGCGTCCAATGATGGTGGACATGCACCAGTTCCTTGATTCGATCTCGCGCGAGGACCAGCGCCGTCCCGGCCGCCTGCAGCACCTGGTACTGGCCTCCGATGCCGGCGCCTTCAACCTGGGCGGCGACCTGGAAGTGTTCTCCGAGCTGATCCGCCAGCAGGATGGCGCGGCCCTGCTGCGCTATGCCCGCAGTTGCATCGACGGCGTTTACCGCTTCCACCAAGGCCTCAACGGGGACTTCCGCACCATCGCGCTGTTGCAGGGCGACGCGCTGGGCGGCGGTCTGGAAATGGCGCTTTCCTGCCACACCATCGTCGCCGAGGAAGGCGTGGGCATGGGCCTGCCGGAAGTGCTGTTCGGCCTGTTCCCGGGCATGGGCGCCTACAACTTCCTGTGCCGCCGGGTGTCGCCGCAGCTGGCCGAGCGCATCATCCTCGATGGCCGGGTCTACAGCAGCGAGGAAATGCACGCGATGGGCGTGGTCGACGTGCTGGTGCCGCGTGGCCAGGGCGAACAGGCGGTACGCGACCTGATCCGCCAGCAGCAGCGCATCCCGCACTCGTGCCTGGCCATGAACGCGGTGCGTCGCCTGTCCAACCCGGTGACCTACCAGGAACTGCTGGACATCACCCAGGTGTGGGTCGACACCGCACTGGCGCTGGGTGACAAGTCGCTGCGGACCATGGACCGCCTGGTACGTGCTCAGACCCGTCGCAGTGCGATGGATCACGCCTGATCGGGACCTGTCCTGCGGGGGAACCAGGCCCGGCGTAAGCGCCGGGCTTTCCTTTGCCTGCTCCGGCCTACTGCCGGTCGCGGTCGGTGTGCTTGGCCTGGGCGCGTTCGCGCGCCTCGAGCATCTGCCGGCCTTCGCCCAGGCAGCTGGTCAGCCGTGCGTGGCGCTGGCGCCATTCGGCCTTGAGCTGCCAGTCGGGCATGCGCATCAACTCGCCACCGTGGCTGGACACGCGCAGCAGGCCGAGGTTGCTGGCCACGCCCTTGATCGCATGCGCATGCTCGCGCAGACGCTCCCAGTTGCCTTCTTCCGCCGCATGGGCGATACCGCCCAGGCAGCCGTCGGCATCGTTGAGGCACTGGCGTATGAACTCCCGCTCGAAGCCCTCGCCCATGCCCAACGCGGCCAGTTCGTCGAGCACGCCCGGATCGAAGACGCCGTCGGGGCTGACCGGCGTCCGCACTGCGGGCGTTCCGGTGGCCGCGACGCGACCGTTGGACGCGATCTCGGCCAGCTGGTCCAGCAGCCGGTTGGCCACCACCGGCTTGGCCAGGAAGGCATGTGCGCCGGCCTGGTGGCAACGCTGGATGGCCTCGGGGGTGACGTCGGCACTGAGCACCACCACTGGTGTACGCGGCCCGCCACCGGCCTGCATCACCCGCAGCTCGCGCAGCATGTCCAGCCCGCTCATGCCAGGCATGTGGAGGTCGCAGATGACCGCGTCGAATTCGGAACCGGCCAGTGCCTCGAGTACCGCCTCGCCACCATCGACACAGGTCACCCGGTGTCCGGCCTTCTGCAGCAGACGCTGCAGCACCATGCGGTTGGCATGGTGATCGTCGGCCACGAGGATCTGCATGCTGCGAACGCGCGCGCGGTGGCGCAGGAACGGATCGGCAAAGGCGATGACGTTGCCGGTGTCGGGCTGGAGGGCTTCCTCCTCGCGCAATGCCGGGGTGGACTGAAGCGAATGACGGCGTTCGGCCGACAGCGGCGCGGCGAATGGCAGCTCGACCCGGAAGCGGCTGCCCGCCGGCTCATTGGGGCTGTAGGAGATGGTGCCGCCCAGCGCTTCGGCCAGCGCCTTGGCGATGGTGGTGCCCAGCCCGGTGCCCTCGTGGCGCCGGGCCATCGAGACGTCGGCCTGTTCGAACGCATCGAACAGCCGCGGGCGCAGCGCTTCGGCCACGCCGACACCGGTATCGATGATGTCAAAACGCAGGCGCTGGCCATCATCGCCGGTAATGCCCAGCGAGGTGACCTGCAGCTGGACGCTGCCGGTGTCGGTGAACTTGACCGCGTTGCCGGCCAGGTTGAGCAGGATCTGCCGCAGATGGTCCGGATCGCCGCGCAGGCGGTCCTGCACGTCCTCGGCCACCCAGACGCGGTAATCCAGCCGCTTGGCCTTGGCCTGCGGCAGCAGGATCAGGCCGATGGCGCGGATGATCTCCCCCAGCGAGAAGTCCTCCTGGCCCACGCGCAGCTTGCCGGCCTCGATCGCCGAGATGTCCAGCACCTCCTCCACCAGCGCCAGCAGGCTCCTGGCCGAGGCCTGGATGGTGCCCACGCACTCGCGCTGCTCGTCATCCAGGCGCGTGGTCGCCAGCAGTTCGGTCATGCCGGACAGACCATTGAGCGGCGTGCGGAACTCGTGGCTCATGTTGGCCAGGAACCGGCTCTTGGCCTCGCTGGCACGCCTGGCCGCCTCGGTTGCCTCGGTCAGCTGGCGCAGCAGGCTGGAGAAATACAGCGGGATCGCGGCCAGCCCAACCAGCAGGCCCACCCCCAGGCCCAGGTTGGCCCGCCAGTAGCTGCTGGTGGCCAGGGTGAAGCCGAAGCTGGCCGTTGCCATCGCCACCGCGAGCATCAGGTAACGATTGCCAAAGCGCATGCCGTTGCCGACCGTCACCCACATCACCACGACGTAGATGCAGGCCATCGGCTCGCCAATGGTGCTCATCGCCGCAGCCATCAGCCCGTAGTCGTTGACCATGCCCATGACGCGGCGCAGGTCCGAGCGTTCGGGCCTCCACAGCAGCCAACCCATCAGCACCAGCGAAAGCGCCTGCGCGGTGAGGATCAGGCCGACCACCAGGCGCAGTTCCTCTGCGGGCATCTTCCAGCGGCCGGCCGACAACAGCACGTAGCCCAGGATCAGCGCGATCATCACGATGCGGATGAACGCCTGTCCGTGTTCGCTGTCCTGGCGCTGCGCCAGGCGCTGCTTCACCCAATCCAGTAAGGTGATGGCCATCTCACGCCCCCGGCCTCGGCGAGGCGGTCGAGTGCTTGGCGCAGATCTGCTCAAGCGCCGGACGGCTGCGCATCAGCGCGTCCACGCAGCGCGGGCAGAACAGACGGCCACGCTGGGCATAGAGGTAGGCCAGCGCGGCATCCATGCTCCAGGCGTCCTTGTACGGGCGCGGCGACAGCAACGCGTCGAACACGTCGGCCACCGCCACGATCCGCGCCTCCAGCGGAATGGCCTCGCCGACCAGGCCATCGGGATAGCCGCTGCCGTCGTAGCGCTCGTGGTGGCGCAGGGCGATCAGGGCCGCGACCTGGATGAAACGGTTCTGGCTGCCACTGAGCAGCTCGTAGCCGATGCGCGGATGCCGGCGCATGACCGCCATCTCTTCCTCGTCGAGCTTGCCCGGCTTGAGCAGCACCGCGTCGGGAATGGCGATCTTGCCCATGTCGTGCAGCGGCGCGGCCATCTCGATGACCCGCACCTCTTCCTCGGGCAGGCCCAGCTGCTCGGCGATCAGGCCGGCCACGTGCGACATGCGTTCGAGGAAGGCGCTGGTGCCCGCGTCGCGGTACTCGATGGCGCGTGCCAGCCGCGACAGTGTCTCGCGCTCGCGCTCCTCGACCTCGTGCATGCTGGCCAGCAGGCGCTGCTCCAGCGAAAGCGCACGCTGCTTGACCGTTTCGGTCTGCTTCCGCAACCGCAGCAGATTGTGGCAACGGGCGCGTAGTTCGCGCGGGCGGATCGGCTTGACCAGAAAATCGATCACGCCGGCTTCCAGCGCGGCCTGGCGCACCGGCTCGTCGCCGACAACGGTGATCAGGATCACCGGGATGTCGCGGTTGCGCGGCAGGCGCCGGAAGCGGCGGGCGAATTCCAGCCCGTCCATGCCGGGCATGCGGTAATCCAGCAGCAGCAGGTCGACGCGATGGCTCTCGCACCATGACAACGCCGACAGCGGATCAGCGAAGTCGTGCACGACCAGCTCGGACGCGATGTCCTCGATCACGTGGCGCAGCATGGTGCGCGCCGACGTCTGGTCGTCGACGATGACGATATTCAACTCGCTGCCCGCGGCAGCGCCCCAATCGTGGGGACTGGCGGGGAAGCTGGCGGCCTGTGCGGCACCGCCCGGTGGACTGCTCTCGATCATCCCTCCCCCTCCCATGGCGTTGGTGACGTCGTGCGGTTGTTGCACTCTAGCGCCGTGGAGCCGGGGTTTCATCCATTGGCCCTGCCACGGCGCATCGGATTTTCCCTGACGTCCCCCTCCGCGATGCGAGCAAAAGCCCTCATCCGTACCGGGAATGCGGCGGACCGCGGCCGCGCGCCTTTCCCATTCAGATTCAGGCGGAAGGGCGGCCCAGAATAAAAACCCCCAGCGGGCGCCCGGCCTGGACCAGGACACCGTCGGGGGTGGACGCAGCGCGGACTACAGGCCCGCCGGGCCGGTCAGTTTTCCGGGCGCATGTACGGGAACAGCAGCACGTCACGGATCGAGCTGCTGCCGGTCAGCAGCATCACCAGGCGGTCGATGCCGATGCCCAGGCCGCCGGTCGGGGCCATGCCGTACTCGAGCGCGCGGATGTAGTCGGCGTCGAAATGCATGGCCTCGTCGTCGCCGGCATCCTTGGCCTCGACCTGGGCCTTGAAGCGCGCGGCCTGGTCTTCCGGGTCGTTCAACTCGGAGAAGCCGTTGGCCAGTTCCTTGCCGTTGATGAACAGTTCGAAGCGGTCGGTGTAGCCGGGCTCGGTGTCGCTGGAACGGGCCAGCGGCGAGACCTCGACCGGGTGGTCAGTGATGAAGGTCGGCTGCACCAGGTGGTGCTCGACGGTGGCCTCGAAGATCTCCAGGAGCAACTTGCCCCAGCCGTAGGACGGCTTGACCCGGATCTTCAGGCGCTCGCAGTGGCGTAGCAGCGCCTCGCGATCGGTGCAGTCGGCGGCGGTGATTTCCGGGTTGTAGTGGCGCACGGCCTCGTCCATGCGCCAGCGGCGGAACGCCGGGCCCAGGTCGATCTTCGCGCCGTCCCACTCCACTTCGGTGGTGCCCAGCACCTGCACGGCGACGTCGCGGATCACGCCTTCGGTCAGGTCCATGACCTCGTGGTACGTGGCGTAGGCCTCGTACAGCTCCATCATGGTGAATTCCGGGTTGTGGCGGGTGGACACGCCTTCGTTGCGGAAGTTGCGGTTGATCTCGTACACGCGCTCCAGGCCACCGACGACCAGGCGCTTGAGGTAGAGCTCCGGCGCCACGCGCAGGTACAGGTCCAGGTCCAGCGCGTTGTGGTGGGTGGTGAACGGCTTGGCCGTCGCGCCGCCGGGGATGTAATGCATCATCGGCGTCTCGACTTCGAGGAAGTCGCGGTTGTCCAGCCACGCGCGGATCGCACGGATGATCTTGGAGCGCTTGATGAAGACCTCGCGTGACTCGGGAGTCACGATCAGGTCGACATAACGCTGGCGGTAGCGCTGCTCCACATCGGCCAGGCCGTGGAACTTGTCCGGCAGCGGACGCAGCGACTTGACCAGCAGGCGGATCGCACTGGCCTTGACCGACAGCTCGCCGGTCTTGGTGCGGGTCAGCCCGCCCTCGACGGCGATGATGTCGCCGATGTCCCAGCCCTTGAAGGCGGCGTAGACATCACCCAGCGCGTTGGACTGCAGGAACAGCTGGATGCGGCCGGACTCGTCCTGGATCTGGGCGAAGCTGGCCTTGCCCATCACGCGCTTGGCCATCAGCCGGCCGGCCATCCTCACCGTACGGCCAGAGGCTTCCAACGCTTCGGCGCTCCACGTCTCCGCATCGGCGAACTCGGCCTGCAGCGGGCCGGCGAACTGCTCTCGGCGGAAGTCGTTGGGGTACGCGATGCCCTGCCCCCGCAGCGCGGTGAGTTTGGCCCGGCGTTCGGCGATGAGGCTGTTCTCGTCGACGGCGGGTTGCGGCGCGGGGTTCTGGTCGTTCATGGCGTTGGGTCAGCTATTGCGGGGGAAGGAAACAACCGGCCGTTCGGCCGGGATGGAACAAGGCAACGGCCGTCCGCGGGGACGGCCGTGCCCAATCACGCGTCGGCGCGTTTGGCGCCGGCCTGCAAGCCGGACTTCAGGCTGGCCTCGATGAACTCGTCGAGGTCGCCGTCGAGCACCTTCTGCGTATCGGTACGCTCGATGCCGGTACGCAGGTCCTTGATGCGGCTCTGGTCCAGCACGTAGTTGCGGATCTGGCTGCCCCAGCCGATGTCGGACTTGGTGGCTTCCACCGCATCGCGCTCGGCGTTGCGCTTCTGCACTTCCAGCTCGTACAGGCGCGCGGCCAGCATCTTCATCGCGCGGTCGCGGTTGGCGTGCTGGCTGCGTTCGGTCTGGCAGGCCACGACCACGCCGGTCGGCACGTGGGTGATGCGCACCGCCGACTCGGTCTTGTTCACGTGCTGGCCGCCGGCACCGGAGGAACGGTACACGTCGGTCTTCAGGTCGGCCGGGTTGATGTTCACTTCGATGCTGTCGTCGACTTCCGGCGACACGAACACCGAGGTGAAGCTGGTATGGCGACGGTTGTCCGAGTCGAACGGCGACTTGCGCACCAGGCGGTGCACGCCGGTCTCGGTCTTCAGCCAGCCATAGGCGAAATCGCCCTCGACGCGGAACGTCGCCGACTTGATGCCGGCCACGTCGCCGCCGGAGACTTCCAGCAGCTCGGTCTTCCAGCCACGGCTTTCGCACCAGCGCAGGTACATGCGCAGCAGGATCTCGGCCCAGTCCTGGGCTTCGGTACCACCGGCGCCGGCCTGGATGTCGACGAAGGCGCTGGCCGAGTCCATCTCACCGGAGAACATGCGCTGGAATTCCAGCTTCTCGATATGGGCCTGGTACTTGTCCAGGTCGGCGACCACCGCCAGCGCGGTCTCCTCGTCCTGTTCGGATTCGGCCAGCTCGAGCAGCTCGCTGCCCTCGGACAGGCCATCAAGGACCGAGGCGATGCCGAGCACGGTCTTTTCCAGGCTGGAACGCTCGCGACCCAGGTTCTGGGCGTATTCGGCGTTGTTCCAGACGTCGGGGCTTTCCAGCTCCCGGGTTACTTCCTCAAGACGCTCTTTCTTGGCGTCGTAGTCAAAGATACCCCCTGAGCGAGACCACGCGATCGGTCAGATCGGTGATTCGCTGGCGGATGGGATTGAGTTCGATCATGGGTCAATGCTTGGAAGGCAGACAAGGGCCAAATTCTAGCATCGCGCCGCCCTGCAGGCGCGGCTTGCGACCCGGCCTCGCCCCTCCACGACAGAGCGCTCGCCCGCGTAGAATTCCGCGCTTCGCGCCAGGCACGGCGCCTACTCCGACCCAAGGAAGCCCCGCTTGAACATCCGTCCCGCATTGCTGCTGCTCGCCCTGTCCCTGCCGCTGGCCGGGGTCTCCTGCAAGAAGGTCGACTTTGGCGCCCCTGCGAAACTGCAGACCGGCCAGACGGTTTCAGGCGAGATCACCTCCTCCAGCCCGCTCAACTACAACAACGGCAGCCACCACCGCGTCTACGAGCTCAGCATGCAGAAGGACCAGGCCGTGGCGCTGGAACTGACCGGCGCGCTGTCCGGCCAGCTGTCGGTGTTCGATGGGCGCTCGCTGTTGGCACGCGCCATTGACGCGGCAAATGGGGATGGCGAGGAAAGCCGCCGCGGCACCGTGGGCCTGGCCTTCCGCGCTCCGCACGACGGCAATTACCTGGTGGCGGTGAGCGGGGAAAGCGCCGACGCCTTTGGCCCGTTCCAGCTCTCCACCACCCGCATCACCCCGTACGAAGGCAAGCCGCTGCCGGTCGCGGGCGAGATCACCGACTGGATGCTGCAGGACAAACAGCAGTACACGCTGGAGGTCGAAAACGCTGGTCTCTACAAGATCAGCATGGACTCTGACGTGCTGGATCCGAAGCTGGCCCTGTCCGGCAAGGACGTCGAGGCCGAGGATGACGACG is a genomic window of Stenotrophomonas sp. Marseille-Q4652 containing:
- a CDS encoding response regulator translates to MAITLLDWVKQRLAQRQDSEHGQAFIRIVMIALILGYVLLSAGRWKMPAEELRLVVGLILTAQALSLVLMGWLLWRPERSDLRRVMGMVNDYGLMAAAMSTIGEPMACIYVVVMWVTVGNGMRFGNRYLMLAVAMATASFGFTLATSSYWRANLGLGVGLLVGLAAIPLYFSSLLRQLTEATEAARRASEAKSRFLANMSHEFRTPLNGLSGMTELLATTRLDDEQRECVGTIQASARSLLALVEEVLDISAIEAGKLRVGQEDFSLGEIIRAIGLILLPQAKAKRLDYRVWVAEDVQDRLRGDPDHLRQILLNLAGNAVKFTDTGSVQLQVTSLGITGDDGQRLRFDIIDTGVGVAEALRPRLFDAFEQADVSMARRHEGTGLGTTIAKALAEALGGTISYSPNEPAGSRFRVELPFAAPLSAERRHSLQSTPALREEEALQPDTGNVIAFADPFLRHRARVRSMQILVADDHHANRMVLQRLLQKAGHRVTCVDGGEAVLEALAGSEFDAVICDLHMPGMSGLDMLRELRVMQAGGGPRTPVVVLSADVTPEAIQRCHQAGAHAFLAKPVVANRLLDQLAEIASNGRVAATGTPAVRTPVSPDGVFDPGVLDELAALGMGEGFEREFIRQCLNDADGCLGGIAHAAEEGNWERLREHAHAIKGVASNLGLLRVSSHGGELMRMPDWQLKAEWRQRHARLTSCLGEGRQMLEARERAQAKHTDRDRQ
- the prfB gene encoding peptide chain release factor 2 (programmed frameshift); protein product: MIELNPIRQRITDLTDRVVSLRGYLDYDAKKERLEEVTRELESPDVWNNAEYAQNLGRERSSLEKTVLGIASVLDGLSEGSELLELAESEQDEETALAVVADLDKYQAHIEKLEFQRMFSGEMDSASAFVDIQAGAGGTEAQDWAEILLRMYLRWCESRGWKTELLEVSGGDVAGIKSATFRVEGDFAYGWLKTETGVHRLVRKSPFDSDNRRHTSFTSVFVSPEVDDSIEVNINPADLKTDVYRSSGAGGQHVNKTESAVRITHVPTGVVVACQTERSQHANRDRAMKMLAARLYELEVQKRNAERDAVEATKSDIGWGSQIRNYVLDQSRIKDLRTGIERTDTQKVLDGDLDEFIEASLKSGLQAGAKRADA
- a CDS encoding two-component system response regulator — its product is MNIVIVDDQTSARTMLRHVIEDIASELVVHDFADPLSALSWCESHRVDLLLLDYRMPGMDGLEFARRFRRLPRNRDIPVILITVVGDEPVRQAALEAGVIDFLVKPIRPRELRARCHNLLRLRKQTETVKQRALSLEQRLLASMHEVEERERETLSRLARAIEYRDAGTSAFLERMSHVAGLIAEQLGLPEEEVRVIEMAAPLHDMGKIAIPDAVLLKPGKLDEEEMAVMRRHPRIGYELLSGSQNRFIQVAALIALRHHERYDGSGYPDGLVGEAIPLEARIVAVADVFDALLSPRPYKDAWSMDAALAYLYAQRGRLFCPRCVDALMRSRPALEQICAKHSTASPRPGA
- the lysS gene encoding lysine--tRNA ligase yields the protein MNDQNPAPQPAVDENSLIAERRAKLTALRGQGIAYPNDFRREQFAGPLQAEFADAETWSAEALEASGRTVRMAGRLMAKRVMGKASFAQIQDESGRIQLFLQSNALGDVYAAFKGWDIGDIIAVEGGLTRTKTGELSVKASAIRLLVKSLRPLPDKFHGLADVEQRYRQRYVDLIVTPESREVFIKRSKIIRAIRAWLDNRDFLEVETPMMHYIPGGATAKPFTTHHNALDLDLYLRVAPELYLKRLVVGGLERVYEINRNFRNEGVSTRHNPEFTMMELYEAYATYHEVMDLTEGVIRDVAVQVLGTTEVEWDGAKIDLGPAFRRWRMDEAVRHYNPEITAADCTDREALLRHCERLKIRVKPSYGWGKLLLEIFEATVEHHLVQPTFITDHPVEVSPLARSSDTEPGYTDRFELFINGKELANGFSELNDPEDQAARFKAQVEAKDAGDDEAMHFDADYIRALEYGMAPTGGLGIGIDRLVMLLTGSSSIRDVLLFPYMRPEN
- a CDS encoding crotonase/enoyl-CoA hydratase family protein, which gives rise to MSMIDSLPLRRLYSTIRVDSSADHDVHWLYMHADAAPGVRPCFRRPMMVDMHQFLDSISREDQRRPGRLQHLVLASDAGAFNLGGDLEVFSELIRQQDGAALLRYARSCIDGVYRFHQGLNGDFRTIALLQGDALGGGLEMALSCHTIVAEEGVGMGLPEVLFGLFPGMGAYNFLCRRVSPQLAERIILDGRVYSSEEMHAMGVVDVLVPRGQGEQAVRDLIRQQQRIPHSCLAMNAVRRLSNPVTYQELLDITQVWVDTALALGDKSLRTMDRLVRAQTRRSAMDHA
- a CDS encoding ABC transporter substrate-binding protein, whose protein sequence is MNIRPALLLLALSLPLAGVSCKKVDFGAPAKLQTGQTVSGEITSSSPLNYNNGSHHRVYELSMQKDQAVALELTGALSGQLSVFDGRSLLARAIDAANGDGEESRRGTVGLAFRAPHDGNYLVAVSGESADAFGPFQLSTTRITPYEGKPLPVAGEITDWMLQDKQQYTLEVENAGLYKISMDSDVLDPKLALSGKDVEAEDDDGGENLNARIRTYLQPGKYTVSATAVNGNTGEFKLRIASDATDPALAVRDGTALVPGQAVRGVVDSRGRRSFTLELSKITGIQLDAISDDFDTVLSISGPGVRQEDDDGGAGTNSRLVLGLDPGRYTVTVASLGDRQGTFELEATLLDASDLRRMISEAAAEATAAAESATAEAEAE